The proteins below come from a single Salinilacihabitans rarus genomic window:
- a CDS encoding CPBP family intramembrane glutamic endopeptidase: protein MTQWTTFAGLTGVVLALLLALSVLTQREFAASESSGREPSPTDRVSTGSVPGPAAPDRPADARAATGPDAVSERAEDVGGPGSRADGAAGPSATDPRNLSTGALLANVALSQGVFAAVLFGAAVYTGVPAAALGISFDAASLANDVVVGVGLGAGLYVANELGAAAAKRLGVDHDEELRELLAPDSAGGWLVLLLVVLPVIAAFEEFLFRAALIGAFSAGFGLSPWLLVVGSSVAFAAGHGMQGTAGVAVTGLLGLVLGAAFVLTGSLLVVVVAHYLVNAVEFVVHEGLGIEWAATTES, encoded by the coding sequence ATGACCCAGTGGACGACGTTCGCCGGTCTGACGGGCGTCGTCCTCGCGTTGCTTCTCGCGCTCTCCGTTCTCACCCAGCGGGAGTTCGCGGCGTCCGAATCGTCCGGTCGAGAGCCATCGCCGACCGACCGCGTCTCGACCGGGTCCGTCCCCGGCCCCGCCGCCCCGGACCGGCCGGCAGACGCGCGGGCCGCGACGGGCCCGGACGCGGTTTCGGAGCGCGCCGAGGACGTCGGCGGACCGGGGAGCCGAGCCGACGGGGCCGCCGGGCCGTCGGCGACGGACCCCCGAAACCTCTCGACGGGGGCGCTGCTGGCGAACGTCGCGCTCTCGCAGGGGGTGTTCGCGGCGGTGTTGTTCGGGGCCGCGGTCTACACCGGCGTGCCGGCGGCGGCGCTCGGCATCTCCTTCGACGCGGCGTCTCTCGCGAACGACGTGGTCGTCGGGGTCGGCCTCGGCGCCGGGCTCTACGTGGCGAACGAACTCGGCGCGGCGGCGGCGAAGCGCCTCGGCGTCGACCACGACGAGGAACTCCGCGAGCTACTGGCGCCGGACTCCGCGGGCGGCTGGCTCGTCCTGTTGCTGGTCGTCCTGCCGGTCATCGCGGCCTTCGAGGAGTTCCTCTTCCGGGCGGCGCTGATCGGCGCGTTCTCGGCGGGCTTTGGCCTCTCGCCGTGGCTGCTGGTCGTCGGCTCGTCGGTCGCGTTCGCGGCGGGCCACGGGATGCAGGGGACCGCGGGCGTCGCCGTCACGGGGCTGCTCGGCCTCGTGCTGGGCGCGGCGTTCGTCCTCACCGGTAGCCTGCTGGTCGTGGTCGTCGCCCACTACCTCGTCAACGCCGTCGAGTTCGTCGTCCACGAGGGGCTCGGGATCGAGTGGGCCGCGACCACCGAAAGCTAA
- a CDS encoding MGMT family protein encodes MEDVSEAGIYARQSPYLERFVQVGVASGRVLRVSFPENPDDDADTGTDHPILERIFEYLDGVHEVAFDDVQVALTVPTDQRRVLETVRTIPYGEQVDVKALARMTPDLDPEDDDDVILVRTALDGNPAPILIPDHRVRDGPSAAPPAVEQKLRSLEEL; translated from the coding sequence ATGGAGGACGTATCGGAGGCGGGCATCTACGCCCGGCAGTCGCCGTACCTCGAACGGTTCGTGCAGGTCGGCGTCGCGAGCGGACGGGTGCTGCGCGTCTCGTTCCCGGAGAATCCCGACGACGACGCCGACACCGGGACGGACCACCCGATACTCGAACGGATCTTCGAGTACCTCGACGGCGTCCACGAGGTGGCGTTCGACGACGTCCAGGTCGCGCTCACCGTCCCGACCGACCAGCGCCGGGTGCTCGAAACCGTCCGGACCATCCCCTACGGCGAGCAGGTCGACGTGAAGGCGCTCGCCCGAATGACCCCCGACCTCGACCCCGAGGACGACGACGACGTCATCCTCGTGCGCACCGCCCTCGACGGCAACCCCGCGCCGATTTTGATCCCCGACCACCGCGTCCGGGACGGCCCCAGCGCCGCCCCGCCGGCCGTCGAACAGAAACTGCGGTCGCTCGAGGAACTCTGA
- the trpC gene encoding indole-3-glycerol phosphate synthase, with amino-acid sequence MNSETELAPAVRSIIAAARDRTGGERVAVDARPLAPALAAAAADGRAPVIAEVKPTSPTAAGTRADDPVELAAAMVEGGAAALSVLTEPTHFGGSPEALARVREAVDVPVLRKDFVLREEHLDVVAADLILLIARFVEDDLDSLLSAARERGFEVLVEVHDRAELRAALDAGADIVGVNNRDLARLDVDLETFERVAPHVPDDVTLLAESGIATPADVRRMRAAGADGLLVGSAIMDHGAEGSDVRENTRRLTEGSA; translated from the coding sequence ATGAACTCCGAAACGGAGCTGGCACCGGCGGTGCGATCCATCATCGCGGCCGCCCGGGACCGAACGGGGGGCGAGCGCGTCGCCGTCGACGCGCGGCCGCTGGCCCCGGCGCTCGCGGCGGCGGCCGCCGACGGCCGCGCGCCGGTGATCGCCGAGGTGAAGCCGACGAGTCCGACCGCGGCGGGAACGCGTGCGGACGACCCCGTCGAACTGGCCGCGGCGATGGTCGAGGGCGGCGCGGCCGCCCTCTCGGTGCTCACCGAACCGACGCACTTCGGCGGCTCGCCCGAGGCGCTGGCCCGGGTGCGCGAGGCCGTCGACGTCCCCGTGTTGCGAAAGGACTTCGTGCTGCGCGAGGAGCACCTCGACGTCGTCGCGGCGGACCTGATCCTGCTGATCGCCCGCTTCGTCGAGGACGACCTCGACTCGCTGCTCTCGGCCGCCCGCGAGCGCGGCTTCGAGGTCCTCGTCGAGGTCCACGACCGCGCGGAACTCCGGGCGGCGCTCGACGCGGGCGCGGATATCGTCGGCGTGAACAACCGCGACCTCGCCCGCCTCGACGTGGATCTGGAGACGTTCGAGCGGGTGGCGCCCCACGTTCCCGACGACGTCACCCTGCTCGCCGAGAGCGGTATCGCGACGCCCGCGGACGTCCGGCGGATGCGCGCGGCGGGCGCCGACGGCCTGCTGGTCGGGAGCGCGATCATGGACCACGGCGCCGAGGGGAGCGACGTCCGCGAGAACACCCGGCGGCTGACGGAGGGGTCGGCGTGA
- the trpB gene encoding tryptophan synthase subunit beta has protein sequence MPALSELEDAYERYVLENEDGFVDEFRERLRDFGGRPTPLQRADGLSERYGREVYLKREDLVHGGAHKLNNALGQVLLATYMGKERIIAETGAGQHGTATAMACAHLDMPCEVYMGRTDVNRQRPNVFRMRINGAEVNPVDVGRGTLKEAISETMRDWSRTVERTHYVIGSVVGPHPFPAMVRDFQAVISEEAREQVIEKTGGLPDAVVACAGGGSNTMGSFAEFVPDEDVALHAVEAGGSSLDVDEEAGVAPNSASLSTGAEGVLHGARTKLLQDSHGQIMESHSVSAGLDYAGVGPELAHLVETGRVTPATVDDEAALEAFHRLSTAEGIIPALESAHALAYLEAADERGVDLGETVVVTVSGRGDKDLETVIEETEKRGLESAPDMRVFEGGLR, from the coding sequence ATGCCGGCGCTTTCGGAACTCGAGGACGCCTACGAACGGTACGTCCTCGAAAACGAGGACGGCTTCGTAGACGAGTTCCGCGAGCGTCTGCGGGACTTCGGCGGCCGGCCGACGCCGCTGCAGCGCGCCGACGGGCTGAGCGAGCGCTACGGCCGGGAGGTCTACCTCAAGCGCGAGGACCTCGTCCACGGCGGCGCGCACAAACTGAACAACGCGCTCGGCCAGGTGCTGCTGGCGACGTACATGGGCAAAGAGCGGATCATCGCCGAGACCGGCGCCGGCCAGCACGGCACCGCGACGGCGATGGCCTGCGCGCACCTCGATATGCCCTGCGAGGTCTACATGGGCCGGACGGACGTCAACCGCCAGCGGCCCAACGTCTTCCGGATGCGGATCAACGGCGCCGAGGTGAACCCCGTCGACGTCGGCCGCGGCACCCTGAAGGAGGCCATCTCGGAGACGATGCGCGACTGGTCCCGGACCGTCGAACGCACCCACTACGTGATCGGCTCCGTCGTCGGGCCGCACCCGTTCCCGGCGATGGTCCGGGACTTCCAGGCGGTCATCTCCGAGGAGGCCCGCGAGCAGGTGATCGAGAAGACCGGCGGGCTCCCCGACGCCGTCGTCGCCTGCGCCGGCGGCGGCTCGAACACGATGGGGTCGTTCGCCGAGTTCGTCCCCGACGAGGACGTCGCCCTCCACGCCGTCGAGGCCGGCGGGTCGAGCCTCGACGTCGACGAGGAGGCCGGCGTCGCGCCCAACTCCGCGTCGCTGTCGACCGGCGCCGAGGGTGTCCTCCACGGCGCGCGGACGAAACTCCTCCAGGATTCCCACGGGCAGATCATGGAGTCTCACAGCGTCTCCGCCGGCCTCGACTACGCCGGCGTCGGCCCGGAACTCGCCCACCTCGTCGAGACCGGCCGGGTGACGCCCGCGACCGTCGACGACGAGGCGGCCCTCGAAGCGTTCCACCGGCTCTCGACCGCGGAGGGGATCATCCCCGCACTGGAGTCGGCCCACGCGCTGGCGTACCTCGAAGCGGCCGACGAGCGGGGCGTCGACCTCGGCGAGACCGTCGTCGTCACCGTCTCCGGCCGGGGCGACAAGGACCTCGAAACCGTGATCGAGGAGACCGAGAAGCGGGGGCTGGAGTCGGCGCCGGACATGCGCGTCTTCGAGGGGGGCCTGCGATGA
- the trpA gene encoding tryptophan synthase subunit alpha codes for MSERIDAAFADGPAFVPYLAAGDPDYEASLAYVEALDRGGADVIELGLPFSEPIAEGPTIQGAVVRALDAGMTPERFFEFVADLDVEAPLVCMTYYNLIYQYWGSADRSEARAANASGETASEEGPRPFVERAAEVGLEGFVVPDLPAEEAAPLREACDEFGLDLIFIVAPTTRGERLQRIMDRVSGYVYVQARLGTTGARDDVSDQTGASLERLREWDVPKAVGFGIKTGEHAERIVAAGADGIIVGSALVDIVAEGHEEGRPVEETATRLEALARELAAGAERGARRRGEDAPEPEQP; via the coding sequence ATGAGCGAGCGCATCGACGCCGCCTTCGCGGACGGGCCGGCGTTCGTCCCCTACCTCGCGGCGGGCGACCCCGACTACGAGGCGTCGCTCGCGTACGTCGAGGCGCTCGACCGCGGCGGCGCGGACGTGATCGAACTCGGCCTGCCGTTCTCCGAACCGATCGCCGAGGGCCCGACCATCCAGGGTGCCGTCGTCCGCGCGCTCGACGCCGGGATGACCCCCGAGCGCTTCTTCGAGTTCGTCGCCGACCTCGACGTCGAGGCGCCGCTGGTCTGTATGACCTACTACAACCTCATCTACCAGTACTGGGGGAGCGCGGATCGGAGCGAAGCGAGAGCCGCGAACGCGAGCGGTGAAACCGCGAGCGAGGAGGGCCCGCGCCCGTTCGTCGAGCGCGCGGCCGAGGTCGGACTGGAGGGGTTCGTCGTCCCCGACCTCCCGGCCGAGGAGGCCGCCCCCCTCCGCGAGGCCTGCGACGAGTTCGGCCTCGACCTGATCTTCATCGTCGCGCCGACGACCCGCGGCGAGCGCCTGCAACGGATCATGGACCGGGTGTCTGGCTACGTCTACGTGCAGGCCCGCCTCGGCACGACGGGCGCGCGCGACGACGTCTCCGACCAGACGGGGGCGAGTCTGGAGCGCCTGCGCGAGTGGGACGTCCCCAAGGCCGTCGGCTTCGGGATCAAGACCGGCGAGCACGCCGAGCGAATCGTCGCCGCGGGCGCCGACGGGATCATCGTCGGCAGCGCCCTCGTGGATATCGTCGCCGAGGGTCACGAGGAGGGTCGTCCGGTCGAGGAGACCGCGACCCGTCTGGAGGCCCTCGCGCGGGAACTCGCCGCGGGCGCCGAGCGGGGCGCCCGCCGGCGAGGGGAAGATGCACCGGAACCAGAACAGCCATAA
- a CDS encoding 2-amino-3,7-dideoxy-D-threo-hept-6-ulosonate synthase, producing MNASTGIDARLERISTDGAYLIVPMDHGITMGAVTGLKDIESTIDGVTRGGADAVLTQKGIAPRVHPNKNGAGYIVHLNASTTIGPDENDKRPTGTVEEALRAGADAVSFHINVGSTYEPGQIEALSELTGEAARFGVPVLAMAYARGPGVDSTDPEALGHAVRLAEEVGADVVKTGYSGDAESFEHVVESTRLPVVIAGGSRGTDRETIEMVRGAVDAGGAGVSMGRSIFQHEEPEKIARAVSAVVHDDLDAEAALTEAGLALEA from the coding sequence ATGAACGCGAGCACCGGCATCGACGCGCGACTCGAACGGATCAGCACCGACGGCGCGTACCTGATCGTCCCGATGGACCACGGGATCACGATGGGCGCCGTCACGGGGCTGAAGGACATCGAATCGACGATCGACGGGGTGACACGGGGCGGGGCCGACGCGGTCCTCACACAGAAGGGGATCGCCCCGCGGGTACACCCGAACAAGAACGGCGCCGGCTACATCGTCCACCTCAACGCCTCGACGACGATCGGTCCCGACGAGAACGACAAACGCCCGACCGGCACCGTCGAGGAAGCCCTCCGCGCGGGCGCCGACGCCGTCTCCTTTCACATCAACGTCGGCTCCACGTACGAACCCGGACAGATCGAAGCCCTCTCGGAACTCACCGGCGAGGCCGCCCGCTTTGGCGTCCCGGTGCTCGCGATGGCCTACGCGCGCGGTCCGGGCGTCGACTCCACCGACCCCGAGGCGCTCGGCCACGCCGTCCGCCTCGCCGAGGAGGTCGGCGCCGACGTCGTGAAGACGGGCTACAGCGGCGACGCGGAGAGCTTCGAGCACGTCGTCGAGTCGACGCGCCTGCCGGTCGTCATCGCCGGCGGCTCGCGCGGCACCGACCGCGAGACGATCGAGATGGTCCGCGGCGCGGTGGACGCCGGCGGCGCGGGCGTCTCGATGGGCCGGTCGATCTTCCAGCACGAGGAACCCGAGAAGATCGCCCGCGCGGTCTCGGCCGTCGTCCACGACGACCTCGACGCCGAGGCGGCGCTGACGGAAGCGGGATTGGCGCTCGAAGCCTGA
- a CDS encoding phage terminase large subunit family protein, whose protein sequence is MTPDLPPSSGRSHRKRTLFCPSCGHESESDGDWDVREEPDRTVYECPDCGESVTVRPRSFAVGR, encoded by the coding sequence ATGACTCCCGACCTCCCGCCCTCCAGCGGCCGCTCGCACCGAAAGCGAACGCTGTTCTGTCCCTCCTGCGGTCACGAGAGCGAGTCCGACGGCGACTGGGACGTCCGCGAGGAGCCCGATCGGACCGTCTACGAGTGTCCCGACTGCGGCGAGTCGGTGACGGTTCGCCCGCGGTCGTTCGCGGTCGGCCGCTAG
- a CDS encoding SprT-like domain-containing protein, translating into MTDGDAPTLDDEIVARARIHAREVLAAHDLAVDRDRLEWAVSARARRRAGACRWDADREVATVVLSRAAYEAYEWPAFAAVVRHELVHAWEFQRFGESDHGERFLDAAAELDAPRRCAPFAAPRYVLRCLDADCDWRARRHRASAPVKSPGRYRCGDCGGRLEVEHVDSGRTWTSAGGYGGAKSALGEEW; encoded by the coding sequence GTGACCGACGGCGACGCACCGACGCTCGACGACGAGATCGTCGCCCGCGCCCGCATCCACGCCCGCGAGGTGCTCGCGGCCCACGACCTCGCCGTCGACCGCGACCGCCTCGAGTGGGCCGTCTCCGCCCGCGCGCGCCGCCGCGCCGGGGCCTGCCGGTGGGACGCCGACCGCGAGGTGGCGACGGTCGTCCTCTCGCGGGCCGCCTACGAGGCCTACGAGTGGCCGGCGTTCGCGGCCGTCGTCCGCCACGAACTCGTCCACGCGTGGGAGTTCCAGCGCTTCGGCGAGTCGGACCACGGCGAGCGCTTTCTCGACGCGGCGGCCGAACTCGACGCGCCGCGACGCTGCGCGCCGTTCGCCGCGCCGCGGTACGTCCTGCGGTGTCTCGACGCCGACTGCGACTGGCGGGCGCGGCGCCACCGGGCGTCGGCGCCCGTGAAGTCCCCGGGTCGGTACCGCTGTGGCGACTGCGGCGGGCGACTGGAGGTCGAGCACGTCGACAGCGGGCGGACGTGGACGTCCGCGGGCGGCTACGGCGGGGCGAAGTCCGCCCTCGGCGAGGAGTGGTGA